ACGTTGCCGCCGACGCATCGCGCCTGCGCCTGCGCGTGCTGGTGGTGGCCGCCGTGGTGTTTTTGGCGTTCGGCCTCATCGTGGCGCGGCTGCTGTATTTGCAGGTGGTGCGCCACGAAGATCTGGCCGCCCAGGCCGAGAGCAACCGCACGGCCGTGGTGCCCATCGTGCCCAACCGGGGCCTGATCCTGGACCGCAATGGCGTGGTGCTGGCCACCAACTACGCGGCCTACACGCTGGAGATCACCCCATCGCGCGCAGCCCCGCTGGACGACACCATCGACGCGCTGGCCAAGGTGGTGGACATCCACCAGCGCGACCGGCGGCGCTTCAAGCGCTTGCTGGAAGAGTCGCGCAATTTCGAGTCGCTGCCCATTCGCACCCGCCTGAGTGATGAGGAAGTGGCGCGCTTTGCCGCGCAGCAGTACCGCTTTCCGGGGGTGGAGATCAAGGCGCGCCTGTTCCGCAACTACCCCCTGGGCGAGATCGGCAGCCACGCCATTGGCTACATTGGCCGTATCAACCAGAACGAGAAGCAGCGCATTCAGGACGCGGACGACGAGGCCAACTACCGGGGTACCGAATACATCGGCAAGCTGGGGGTGGAGCAAAGCTTTGAATCCGACCTGCACGGCATCACCGGCGTGGAGCAAATGGAGACATCGGCCGGCGGGCGTGCCGTGCGCAAGCTGGCCAGCCGTCCTGCCACACCGGGCAAGAGCGTGATGATCTCGCTGGACATCAAGTTGCAGAAGATGGTGGAAGACCTGTTTGGTGACCGCCGTGGCGCCCTGGTGGCCATCGATCCGCGCAACGGCGAAGTGCTGGCCCTGGTGAGCAAGCCCACGTTTGATCCCAACCTCTTTGTCGAAGGCATTGACGTGGAGAACTGGACCGCGCTCAACGAATCCATCGACAAACCCCTTCTCAACCGCGCACTGCGCGGGCTGTACCCGCCGGGGTCCACCTACAAGCCCTTCATGGCGCTGGCGGCGCTGGAGCTGAACAAGCGCTCGCCCAGCATGATCGTCAACGACCCGGGTTTTTACAACTTCGGTGGCCGCACCTTCCGCAGCCACGAAGGCGGCTTGGGCGCGCTCGACATGCACCGGGCCATCCAGTTCTCCAGTAACACCTACTTTTACTCACTGGCGGTGGAGATGGGGGTGGACACCATCCACGACTTCATGAAGCCCCTGACGTTCGGGCAGTCCACTGGCATTGACCTGAACGGCGAAGTGCGCGGCACCCTGCCCAGCACCGAATGGAAGCGCAACACCTACAAGCGCCCGGAAATGAAGCGCTGGTTCCCTGGCGAGACGGTGTCGCTGGGCATTGGCCAGGGCTACAACAACTTCACCATGCTGCAGCTGGCTGTGGCCGAGGCCACGCTGGCCAATGGCGGCACGCGCTACGCGCCGCACCTCATCAAGGCTGTCAGAGACACGGTGACGGGCGAGCTGACACCGGTGCCCCAGCCGCCTGGCAAAGACCTGGGCTACAAGCCCAAGAACGTGGAGATCGTGCGCAACGCGCTGGTGGCGGTGAACAAGGGCGGCACCGGCACCCGTATCTTTGCCGGGGCGCCGTACACCTCCGCCGGTAAAACCGGCACCGCACAGGCGGTGAGCCTGGGCCAGAACGTCAAATACAACGCCAAGGCGATGGAAGAGCACCAGCGCGACCACTCGCTCTTTGCCGCGTTCGCACCCGCTGAGTCACCGCAGATCGTGGTGGCCTTGATTGTGGAAAACGCGGGCTTTGGTGCCGCCGCCGCCGGGCCCATCGCGCGGCGCGTGTTTGACTACTGGTTGCAGGGCGAATACCCCAACGAGGAAGACATCCAGGCCGTGCGCAAAGGCCAGGCTGCTGCGCCAATTGGCAAACCGCGCCGGGCAGACGAAGTCACCTTGCGCTGAGCCTGAAGCAGGCCGCAGCCGCCTATGTGCCGTCTCGGCAAAGCGATTGCTAACACCTGCTCACAGCATGCGTGCGCCATTGGCATCACAATCCGGCCGCTTTCGCCCTTCGGAGGAGAGCACCCGATTGCTACCTGCCGGCGGACACCATGCAACGCCAACGCCGCCGGGCCCTGGGGGCCCTTCCTGTTTTTCTGCTCACGGCGTGCGGCGGAGGTGGTGGGGGCGATGCTCCGACCAGCCCGACCAGCCCGACCAGCCCGACCAGCCCGACCAGCCCGACCAGCCCCGGCACGCCTTCGGTGCCTCCCTCGGGCGTTACGTACGGCAACCTCTCGCGCGCCAGCCTGGGCGCTGGGGCCTCGCTCAATGGGGCCATTCCGTTCCCTGCGGACAACCCCTGGAACACCGACATCAGTGCCGCCGAGGTTGACCCGAACTCCGAGCGCCTGATCGCCAGCATGGGTGCCGACACGGGCCTGTACCGCGACTTTGGCTCGGGCCTGTGGGACGGGGCGCCCATCGGCATTCCGTACCGCGTGGTGTCCGGCCAGCAGGCCACGGTGGTGATCGAGTACCAAGCCTATGGGGACGAAAGTGACCCTGGCCCGTTCCCCATCCCGCTGGACGCGCCTGTGGAAGGCGCGCCGGGGCGGGGCGGGGACCGGCATGTGCTGGTGATCGACCGGGACAATCAGCGCCTCTATGAATTGGGACGTGCCTTTGCGAAAGGCGACCGTTGGCAGTCCGATGTGGGGGCCGCGTTCCACCTCGACAGCAACAACGTGCGCCCCAGCGCGAAGGCGGGCTGGACCAGCGCCGATGCCGCCGGGCTGCCGATCTTTCCCGGTCTGGTGCGGTACGACAAGGCCTCGCAGGGCGCGGGGGGCATTCGCCACGCCTTGCGCTTCACGGCAGCACGCACGCGCAAAGCTTTTGTGCCGCCCGCCACGCACTACGCATCCTCCAGCACCGACGCCAACTTGCCGCCCATGGGCATGCGGGTGCGGTTGAAGGCCAGCTACGCCATCCCCAGCAGCTTCAGCCCCGAGGCCCAGGCCATCCTCACAGCGCTCAAGACCTACGGCACGCTGCTGGCCGACAACGGCTCGAACTGGTACCTCAGCGGGGCCCCGGATGAGCGCTGGAACAACGATCGCCTGCTCACCGAGCTGGCCTCAGTCAAGGGGCGTGATCTGGAGGTGGTGAAGATGACCGGCTTGGTCACGCAGGTGTAGGCACGGGCTGCGCTGCTGTGTCCAGTGCAGTGTTGGGTTCTATTTGCTATTGTTTTGGTAGCTTCTAGCGCTTATTCAATAAGCGCTAGGGCCTGTTTTTATCTAAAAATATCGCGGTGGCGCACCTGTTCAGGCCGCCTGTGCCTTGCTGGCCGGCTGCAGCTGGCTCACCACCAGGGCGGCCACGATCAGGGCCGCGCCGCCGCTGCCTGTCCAGCCCAGGCTTTCGCCCAGCAGCACCCAGGCCGTCAGTGCCGCAAACACGGGCTCCAGCCCAAAGACGATGGCGCTGCGCATGGCGTCCACCCGCTGCTGGCCCCAGGCCTGCAGCGTCACCACCACCACGCTGGCCAGCAGGCCCAGGTACACCAAGGCAATCCAGGCGGCGTTGTCTAGGCGGGTCAGTTGGGGCAGCCAGTCCATGTGCCCATCGCGCCCCCACAGCAGCACGGTGGCGGCGCCACACATCACCAGGGCCTGCGCGGCGGCCATGCGGGTGGCGCGCAGCGGGGCGGCGCTGGTGCGGCGCGCACATTCTTCCAGCGCCAGGATGTACAGCGCATAGAACACCGTGCTGGCCAGGGTGAGCGTGTCGCCCAGGTTCCAGGGCTCGTTTTCATGGAACATCAGCGCCATGCCCGCAAACGCCATGGCGCAGGCCGCCCACAGCTGCCAGCCGTAGCGGCGGCCCAGCGCCAGCATCGCAATCAGCGGCACCACCAGCACGTTTAGGCCGGTCACAAACGCGTTGCGATTGCTGCTGGTGCGCGCCAGTCCTTCAATCTGCAGCCAGAACGCCAGAAACAGCAGCAGCCCCAGCGCGCAGCCCCAGCGCCGCTCATTGCTGCGCATGCCGCGCCACAGCGGCAGTAGCACCACCAATGCAATGGCGAAGCGCAGCCAGATGATCTGCAGCGCATCGAGTTGCGCAGACAGCAGCTTCATGGCCGGGAAGGTGGTGCCCCACACCACGGTGACGATGAGCAAGGCCATCAGGCCGGAACGTTCGGTGCGCATGGGAAGACCTCTCCAGAACCAAAATCCAAAACAAAACCCAGCCCGCAAACAAAAAGGGCCCCCGGTTGCCCGGTGGCCCTTGGGTCAGGCTCTCCCGGTCGCCGTGTCAGTGGCTGACTCGACCCAGAAACGCGCGGATGCGGTCGTTGGCCGGGTTGTTGAAAAACTCCTGCGGCGGCGCATCGTGGGCGATGCGGCCCTGGTCGAAGAACATCACGCGGTCGGCCACCTCGCGGGCAAAGCCCATTTCGTGGGTGACCACAATCATCGTCATGCCGCCGCGCGCCAGCTCGCGCATCACGTCCAGCACTTCCTTGACCATCTCCGGGTCCA
This Acidovorax sp. 106 DNA region includes the following protein-coding sequences:
- the mrdA gene encoding penicillin-binding protein 2 → MTEIRNVAADASRLRLRVLVVAAVVFLAFGLIVARLLYLQVVRHEDLAAQAESNRTAVVPIVPNRGLILDRNGVVLATNYAAYTLEITPSRAAPLDDTIDALAKVVDIHQRDRRRFKRLLEESRNFESLPIRTRLSDEEVARFAAQQYRFPGVEIKARLFRNYPLGEIGSHAIGYIGRINQNEKQRIQDADDEANYRGTEYIGKLGVEQSFESDLHGITGVEQMETSAGGRAVRKLASRPATPGKSVMISLDIKLQKMVEDLFGDRRGALVAIDPRNGEVLALVSKPTFDPNLFVEGIDVENWTALNESIDKPLLNRALRGLYPPGSTYKPFMALAALELNKRSPSMIVNDPGFYNFGGRTFRSHEGGLGALDMHRAIQFSSNTYFYSLAVEMGVDTIHDFMKPLTFGQSTGIDLNGEVRGTLPSTEWKRNTYKRPEMKRWFPGETVSLGIGQGYNNFTMLQLAVAEATLANGGTRYAPHLIKAVRDTVTGELTPVPQPPGKDLGYKPKNVEIVRNALVAVNKGGTGTRIFAGAPYTSAGKTGTAQAVSLGQNVKYNAKAMEEHQRDHSLFAAFAPAESPQIVVALIVENAGFGAAAAGPIARRVFDYWLQGEYPNEEDIQAVRKGQAAAPIGKPRRADEVTLR
- a CDS encoding DMT family transporter; its protein translation is MRTERSGLMALLIVTVVWGTTFPAMKLLSAQLDALQIIWLRFAIALVVLLPLWRGMRSNERRWGCALGLLLFLAFWLQIEGLARTSSNRNAFVTGLNVLVVPLIAMLALGRRYGWQLWAACAMAFAGMALMFHENEPWNLGDTLTLASTVFYALYILALEECARRTSAAPLRATRMAAAQALVMCGAATVLLWGRDGHMDWLPQLTRLDNAAWIALVYLGLLASVVVVTLQAWGQQRVDAMRSAIVFGLEPVFAALTAWVLLGESLGWTGSGGAALIVAALVVSQLQPASKAQAA